Proteins from one Mesorhizobium sp. AR10 genomic window:
- the fabG gene encoding 3-oxoacyl-[acyl-carrier-protein] reductase, protein MLKLTGRKALVTGASGGIGEAIARVLHAQGAVVGLHGTRVEKLETLAAELGDRVKLFPANLSNRDEVKALGQKAEADLEGVDILVNNAGITKDGLFVRMSDADWDTVLEVNLTAVFRLTRELTHPMMRRRHGRIINITSVVGVTGNPGQTNYCASKAGMIGFSKSLAQEIATRNITVNCVAPGFIESAMTDKLNDKQKEAIMAAIPTRRMGTSVEVASAVAYLASNEAAYVTGQTIHVNGGMAMI, encoded by the coding sequence ATGTTGAAACTGACTGGCCGCAAGGCACTCGTCACCGGCGCATCCGGGGGCATCGGCGAGGCGATCGCCAGGGTGCTGCATGCGCAAGGCGCCGTCGTCGGCCTGCACGGCACGCGCGTCGAGAAACTGGAAACGCTGGCCGCTGAACTTGGCGACCGGGTCAAGCTGTTCCCGGCCAACCTGTCGAACCGCGACGAGGTCAAGGCGCTTGGCCAGAAGGCGGAGGCCGACCTCGAAGGTGTCGACATCCTGGTCAACAACGCCGGCATCACCAAGGACGGGCTGTTCGTGCGCATGTCGGATGCCGACTGGGACACCGTGCTCGAAGTCAACCTGACAGCCGTGTTCAGGCTGACCCGCGAACTCACCCATCCAATGATGCGCCGCCGCCACGGCCGCATCATCAACATCACCTCGGTGGTCGGCGTCACCGGCAATCCCGGTCAGACCAATTACTGCGCCTCCAAGGCCGGCATGATCGGTTTTTCCAAATCGCTGGCGCAAGAGATCGCCACCCGCAACATCACCGTCAACTGCGTCGCCCCGGGCTTCATCGAATCGGCGATGACCGACAAGCTCAACGACAAGCAGAAAGAGGCGATCATGGCGGCGATCCCGACGCGCCGTATGGGCACCAGCGTTGAAGTCGCGTCCGCCGTCGCCTATCTCGCCTCCAACGAAGCCGCCTACGTCACCGGCCAGACCATCCATGTGAATGGCGGCATGGCGATGATCTGA
- a CDS encoding IS5 family transposase: protein MNRDYFWLTEEQFGRLVALLPTDTRGKPRVDDRRVISGIVHVLRSGGRWVDAPDAYGPRKTLYNRFVRWAAKGVWVDIFHALVSASGPPAEVLIDSSAVKAHRCASGGKGGEQNQAIGRSRGGRTTKIHALTDGLCRPIAFLLTGGQVADCSAADLLLEQMPKSPILHADKGYDTNAIRHKVEGKGTMPNIPPKANRRWKNCFSPFLYRDRNAIERMFGRLKDFRRIATRYDRSATSFLAAVCLAAIVSYWL, encoded by the coding sequence ATGAATCGCGATTATTTCTGGCTGACCGAGGAGCAGTTTGGGCGGCTCGTGGCGCTCTTGCCAACCGACACACGCGGGAAACCGCGGGTTGATGATCGCCGGGTGATCAGCGGTATCGTGCATGTCCTGAGGTCAGGTGGTCGTTGGGTCGACGCACCGGATGCCTACGGCCCGCGCAAGACGCTCTACAATCGCTTCGTCCGATGGGCGGCCAAGGGCGTCTGGGTCGACATCTTCCATGCCTTGGTCTCGGCTAGCGGACCACCCGCGGAGGTGCTTATCGACTCCTCGGCGGTGAAGGCGCATCGATGTGCCTCAGGCGGCAAAGGAGGGGAACAAAATCAGGCGATCGGCCGATCGCGCGGTGGTCGAACCACGAAAATCCACGCCCTGACCGACGGCCTGTGCCGCCCAATCGCTTTCCTTTTGACCGGTGGCCAGGTCGCCGATTGCAGTGCCGCGGATTTGCTTCTGGAGCAGATGCCGAAGAGCCCGATCCTGCACGCCGACAAGGGCTATGACACCAATGCCATCCGGCACAAGGTCGAGGGCAAAGGGACGATGCCGAACATTCCGCCGAAAGCTAACCGACGCTGGAAGAACTGCTTCTCGCCATTCCTATACCGCGATCGCAACGCCATCGAGCGGATGTTTGGACGGCTCAAGGATTTCCGCCGCATTGCCACACGATACGATCGATCGGCGACGAGCTTCCTCGCCGCCGTCTGCCTCGCGGCAATCGTCAGCTACTGGTTATGA
- a CDS encoding nitronate monooxygenase, producing the protein MGGATSPQFAAAVSNAGGLGMLALGWSPPEAVRAEIRATKALTERPFGVNLVLTYPQEERLAICLEEGVAVVSFFWGQAGSLTVAAHRGGATVLHTAGSAEQARISAEDGADAIVAQGWEAGGHVYGRVATMALVPAVVDQVAPVPVLAAGGIADGRGLAAAMALGAAGALDRYPLSREHRSSNPSALSRPHPHSQGDGHRIRDCFQRRLARRSAP; encoded by the coding sequence ATGGGTGGAGCTACGTCTCCGCAATTCGCGGCCGCGGTTAGCAATGCAGGCGGTCTCGGGATGCTCGCCCTCGGCTGGAGTCCGCCCGAAGCGGTACGCGCAGAAATTCGGGCCACCAAGGCCCTGACCGAGCGACCATTCGGCGTCAATCTCGTGTTGACTTATCCGCAGGAGGAGCGCCTCGCGATCTGCTTAGAAGAAGGCGTGGCGGTAGTCTCATTTTTCTGGGGCCAGGCAGGCTCGCTGACGGTTGCGGCGCATCGTGGCGGGGCAACGGTGCTGCATACGGCAGGAAGCGCGGAACAGGCTCGGATATCAGCCGAGGATGGCGCGGACGCAATCGTCGCGCAAGGCTGGGAGGCCGGTGGCCACGTTTACGGTAGAGTTGCCACGATGGCGTTGGTTCCGGCAGTTGTTGACCAGGTCGCGCCGGTCCCCGTTCTTGCCGCCGGTGGCATTGCGGATGGACGCGGTCTAGCCGCGGCGATGGCACTTGGTGCCGCGGGCGCCCTGGATCGGTACCCGCTTTCTCGCGAGCATCGAAGCTCCAATCCATCCGCGCTATCGCGACCGCATCCTCACAGCCAAGGAGACGGACACAGAATACGGGACTGTTTTCAGCGTCGGCTGGCCCGACGCTCCGCACCGTAG
- a CDS encoding IS5 family transposase has translation MWTEQSRGRVAKIARKTKRYPCDLTDEEWERIAPLMPVPGRRGRPREVDFREVINAVRYLVRSGCGWRMLPIHFGPWQTVYSWFRELARRFLFQTIHDVELMLDRERQGREPSPSAGVIDSQSIKAPHAKARGYDAGKKIVGRKRHIAVDTDGRLLMVNLTTADISDSAGAQAILDGIRKRWPWVKYLFADGAYDRLKLMDKACYLDFIVEIIRRSDDQKGFKVLPRRWVVERTFGWMIRWRRLVRDYEQRIDVSQAMILVAMGGIMLRRNAHP, from the coding sequence ATGTGGACCGAACAGAGCCGTGGCCGTGTTGCCAAGATCGCGCGTAAGACGAAGCGTTATCCGTGTGATCTGACAGATGAGGAATGGGAGCGGATCGCGCCACTGATGCCGGTTCCTGGTCGGCGTGGGCGTCCCCGCGAGGTGGATTTTCGGGAGGTAATCAACGCGGTGCGCTATCTGGTGCGCTCAGGCTGTGGGTGGCGGATGTTGCCCATTCATTTTGGGCCGTGGCAGACGGTCTATAGCTGGTTCCGCGAGTTGGCACGGCGCTTCCTGTTTCAGACGATCCACGACGTGGAACTGATGCTCGACCGCGAGCGGCAGGGCCGCGAACCTTCACCCAGCGCTGGTGTGATTGATAGTCAGTCGATCAAGGCACCCCATGCAAAAGCACGAGGCTACGACGCGGGTAAGAAGATCGTCGGGCGCAAGCGCCATATTGCGGTCGATACGGACGGACGGCTCCTGATGGTCAACCTGACCACCGCTGACATCTCCGACAGCGCGGGTGCGCAGGCGATACTCGACGGCATCCGCAAACGCTGGCCGTGGGTCAAGTATCTCTTCGCCGACGGGGCCTATGACCGGCTCAAGCTGATGGATAAGGCCTGCTATCTCGACTTCATCGTCGAGATCATCCGCCGCTCCGACGACCAGAAAGGCTTCAAGGTTCTACCGCGTCGCTGGGTCGTCGAACGGACGTTCGGATGGATGATCCGGTGGCGACGCCTCGTGCGCGATTACGAGCAGCGCATCGATGTCTCGCAGGCCATGATCCTCGTCGCCATGGGCGGCATCATGCTACGCAGAAACGCCCATCCGTGA
- the nodB gene encoding chitooligosaccharide deacetylase NodB encodes MKNVDYMCEVPSDCADGTQDRSVYLTFDDGPNPVCTPQILDLLAQHRVPATFFVIGAHAADQPELIRRMITEGHEVANHTMTHPDLSRCEPGEVEREIVEASNAIRMACPQATVRRMRAPYGVWTEDVLTTSARAGLACVHWSVDPRDWARPGVDAIVDEVLTGVGPGAIVLLHDGWPEELKSATYASLRDQTVTALSRLIPALHHRGFVIRPLPQHH; translated from the coding sequence ATGAAAAATGTGGACTACATGTGCGAAGTGCCCAGTGACTGCGCTGACGGCACTCAAGATCGCAGCGTCTATTTGACGTTTGACGACGGGCCCAATCCAGTTTGCACACCGCAGATCCTCGATTTGTTGGCGCAACATCGGGTGCCGGCGACGTTCTTCGTTATCGGTGCCCACGCAGCAGACCAGCCGGAACTCATCCGACGAATGATTACAGAAGGGCACGAGGTAGCCAATCACACGATGACTCATCCGGACCTGTCCAGATGCGAACCCGGCGAAGTCGAACGTGAAATAGTCGAGGCAAGCAACGCCATCAGGATGGCGTGTCCCCAGGCCACGGTGCGGCGCATGCGCGCGCCGTATGGGGTCTGGACCGAGGACGTGCTCACTACGTCGGCGCGCGCTGGATTGGCATGCGTCCATTGGTCAGTTGACCCGCGAGACTGGGCTCGCCCTGGCGTCGACGCGATTGTCGATGAGGTGCTCACCGGTGTTGGGCCGGGCGCAATTGTGCTCTTGCACGACGGGTGGCCCGAGGAGTTGAAATCGGCCACTTACGCCAGTCTGCGTGACCAGACTGTCACGGCGCTATCCCGTCTGATTCCAGCGCTGCATCACCGCGGTTTTGTAATCCGCCCGCTCCCTCAACATCACTGA
- the nodC gene encoding chitooligosaccharide synthase NodC produces the protein MDLLTTTSTVAVACYALLSTVYKGMQAVYSLPPTVAPASEDLVGSDLWPSVDVIIPCYNEGPLTLSACLDSIANQEYAGKLRVYVVDDGSGNRDAVIPVHDNYAGDPRFDFILLPENVGKRKAQIAAIRRSSGDLVLNVDSDTTLASDVIRKLARKMQDPAIGAAMGQLTASNRSDTWLTRLIDMEYWLACNEERAAQARFGAVMCCCGPCAMYRRSSLLSLLDQYETQMFRGKPSDFGEDRHLTILMLEAGFRTEYVPDAIAVTVVPDRLGPYLRQQLRWARSTFRDTLLALRLLPGLDRYLTLDVVGQNLGPLLLALSVIAGIAQFALTATLPWPTILVIAAMTIIRCTVTACRARQARFIGFSLHTFINIFLLLPLKAYALCTLSNSDWLSRKTATLPNADKKQIIVANPIAGVGTGSSGSAEAIRRTDLPRDSSKLVNADSVCSAE, from the coding sequence ATGGACCTGCTTACCACGACCAGTACTGTCGCCGTCGCGTGCTATGCACTGCTCTCGACTGTTTATAAGGGCATGCAGGCGGTTTATTCCCTGCCGCCAACCGTTGCACCGGCGTCGGAAGACCTGGTCGGCTCCGACCTCTGGCCGAGCGTGGATGTCATCATCCCCTGCTACAACGAAGGCCCGCTTACGCTCTCGGCGTGCCTAGATTCCATTGCAAACCAGGAATACGCCGGAAAGCTACGTGTCTACGTGGTTGATGACGGTTCTGGAAATCGCGACGCCGTCATTCCCGTTCACGACAATTACGCCGGCGACCCGCGATTCGACTTCATTCTGCTCCCAGAGAATGTCGGCAAGCGCAAAGCGCAGATCGCCGCGATACGTCGCTCATCTGGAGATTTGGTGCTCAACGTCGACTCGGACACGACACTTGCGTCCGACGTCATCAGGAAGCTTGCACGGAAGATGCAGGATCCAGCAATCGGCGCTGCCATGGGCCAGTTGACGGCAAGCAACCGGAGCGACACTTGGCTGACCCGATTGATCGATATGGAGTACTGGCTGGCCTGCAACGAGGAGAGGGCGGCGCAAGCCCGCTTCGGTGCCGTCATGTGCTGTTGCGGCCCCTGTGCTATGTACCGCCGATCTTCGCTGCTTTCGCTGCTAGACCAGTACGAGACGCAGATGTTCCGGGGCAAGCCAAGCGACTTCGGTGAGGATCGCCATCTTACGATCCTCATGCTGGAGGCAGGCTTTCGAACCGAGTACGTTCCGGACGCTATTGCTGTAACGGTGGTTCCCGATAGGTTAGGACCTTATCTGCGCCAACAACTGCGCTGGGCACGGAGCACTTTCCGCGACACGCTGCTTGCGCTGCGCCTGTTGCCCGGCCTCGATCGCTATCTTACATTGGACGTCGTCGGACAGAATCTTGGCCCGCTACTTCTTGCCCTGTCGGTAATAGCCGGGATTGCGCAGTTTGCACTGACAGCCACGCTGCCGTGGCCGACAATCCTGGTTATTGCAGCAATGACCATCATTCGGTGCACCGTGACAGCATGTCGAGCTCGGCAAGCTCGATTTATCGGCTTTTCTCTGCACACTTTTATCAACATCTTTCTGTTACTCCCCTTGAAAGCCTATGCTTTGTGCACCTTGAGCAATAGTGATTGGCTTTCACGCAAGACTGCCACCCTGCCCAACGCAGACAAAAAGCAGATCATCGTCGCAAACCCGATTGCCGGAGTTGGTACAGGCAGTTCGGGAAGTGCTGAGGCAATTCGAAGAACGGATCTTCCGCGCGATTCTTCAAAGTTGGTGAACGCGGACAGCGTTTGCAGCGCTGAGTGA
- the nodI gene encoding nodulation factor ABC transporter ATP-binding protein NodI, whose amino-acid sequence MSKVAIDLAGVKKSFGDKLVVNGLSFTVASGECFGLLGPNGAGKSTIARMLLGMTVPDAGKITVLGEPVGARSRLARKSIGVVPQFDNLDQEFTVRENLLVFGRYFGMSTRKIKEVIPSLLEFARLESKADARVGELSGGMKRRLTLARALINDPQLLVMDEPTTGLDPHARHLIWERLRFLLGRGKTIILTTHFMEEAERLCDRLCVLEHGRKLAEGSPHALIEEHIGCQVIEIFGGNPQELVSLIRPYVQRVEVSGETLFCYTADPEQVRVQLRGRAGLRLLERPPSLEDVFLRLTGREMEK is encoded by the coding sequence ATGTCCAAAGTAGCAATCGACCTTGCCGGCGTGAAGAAGTCCTTCGGCGACAAGCTTGTTGTGAACGGGCTGTCGTTCACCGTTGCGTCGGGAGAGTGCTTCGGCTTGCTGGGGCCGAACGGTGCGGGCAAGAGCACGATTGCGCGTATGCTCCTCGGCATGACAGTGCCTGATGCGGGCAAGATCACGGTTCTTGGAGAGCCAGTGGGTGCGCGGAGTCGCTTGGCACGCAAGAGCATCGGCGTGGTTCCGCAGTTCGACAACCTTGACCAGGAATTCACCGTGCGAGAGAACCTGTTGGTGTTCGGGCGCTACTTCGGCATGAGCACACGCAAGATCAAAGAGGTCATCCCGTCGCTCCTCGAGTTTGCCCGTCTTGAGAGCAAGGCGGATGCACGTGTCGGCGAACTATCCGGCGGCATGAAACGGCGTTTGACACTGGCACGTGCGCTGATCAACGACCCCCAGCTACTCGTGATGGACGAGCCGACGACCGGCCTCGACCCGCACGCGCGACACCTGATTTGGGAGCGTCTGCGTTTCCTGCTGGGGCGCGGTAAGACGATCATTTTGACTACCCATTTTATGGAAGAGGCCGAGCGTTTATGCGATCGGCTGTGCGTTCTGGAGCATGGACGCAAACTCGCCGAAGGCAGCCCTCATGCCCTGATTGAGGAACACATCGGGTGCCAGGTGATCGAGATCTTCGGCGGGAATCCCCAGGAGTTGGTTTCGCTGATCAGGCCATACGTGCAGCGCGTCGAGGTGAGCGGCGAGACGCTCTTTTGCTATACGGCCGATCCGGAGCAGGTTCGCGTACAACTGCGCGGGCGCGCGGGTCTGCGCCTTCTGGAGCGTCCACCCAGTCTGGAGGACGTTTTCTTGCGGCTGACCGGACGCGAGATGGAGAAGTGA
- a CDS encoding ABC transporter permease, producing the protein MGKGFSAALPANAWNWIAVWRRNYLAWTKVALASILGNLADPMIYLFGLGTGLGMMVGRVEDASYPAFLAAGMVATSAMTASTFETIYATFPRMNEQRTWEAILHTQLTLGDIVLGELVWATTRAFLAGTAIAMVAVIAGYSAWSSVLYVLPVIALTGLAFASLAMIVTALAPSYHYFIFYQTLFLTPMLFLSGAVFPVTQLPSTFQHIAGILPLAHSIDLIRPGMLDRPAGDIALHIGALCIYAVVPFFLSMVLLRRRLLR; encoded by the coding sequence ATGGGTAAAGGTTTTTCGGCGGCTCTACCCGCCAACGCTTGGAACTGGATTGCGGTATGGCGCCGCAACTATCTGGCATGGACGAAGGTCGCGCTCGCGTCGATTCTCGGTAACCTCGCCGATCCTATGATCTACCTGTTCGGACTCGGCACTGGTCTCGGAATGATGGTAGGTCGCGTTGAAGACGCGTCGTACCCTGCTTTTTTGGCAGCCGGCATGGTCGCGACAAGTGCGATGACCGCGTCCACCTTCGAAACAATTTATGCGACTTTCCCTCGCATGAACGAACAGCGGACCTGGGAAGCGATCCTGCACACACAACTTACCCTGGGCGACATCGTTCTCGGTGAGTTGGTGTGGGCAACCACAAGGGCCTTTCTGGCCGGTACGGCAATTGCGATGGTGGCCGTCATAGCGGGCTACTCAGCATGGTCGTCCGTCCTCTATGTGCTACCAGTCATCGCTCTCACTGGGTTGGCCTTTGCGAGCCTGGCGATGATCGTAACCGCGCTTGCGCCCAGTTACCACTACTTCATATTCTACCAGACGCTCTTCCTCACACCCATGTTGTTCCTGTCCGGCGCTGTCTTCCCGGTCACTCAACTGCCAAGCACCTTTCAGCACATAGCGGGCATCTTACCGCTGGCGCATTCGATCGACCTGATTCGTCCGGGCATGCTTGATCGCCCGGCTGGGGACATCGCCCTGCACATTGGTGCGCTTTGCATATACGCGGTAGTGCCGTTCTTCCTCTCGATGGTGCTGCTTCGCCGGCGCCTGCTGCGTTGA
- a CDS encoding sulfotransferase yields the protein MTHISPTPEPFAILAMPRTGTHYLEVLLNEHPNILSNGELLNEYDTNWPDKDRLLLGDRELLELAYVRCPTSSDKTVTHVGCKVNEPQFHDHPGFFAELARWPGLKIILVVRRNILESLRSLVQARQSGQWLKFSSDKEGAPPPRVRLPIANCEAYFKTADAFYARVAHAFAPSNVLVIEYESLLQEPAACLGAVWDFLGVPGLQLSGRAILQRQEARPLDETVENFDELRLHFANGPYARFFDVAAV from the coding sequence ATGACCCACATTTCACCGACACCTGAGCCTTTTGCCATCCTTGCTATGCCAAGGACCGGGACACACTACCTGGAAGTATTGCTAAACGAGCATCCGAACATATTGAGTAACGGTGAGTTGCTCAACGAGTACGACACCAACTGGCCCGATAAGGATCGCTTGCTGCTCGGCGATCGCGAGCTCCTAGAGCTTGCTTACGTGCGCTGTCCCACTTCGAGCGACAAGACGGTGACGCATGTTGGCTGCAAGGTCAACGAACCTCAGTTTCACGATCATCCGGGCTTTTTTGCGGAACTGGCTCGGTGGCCAGGACTCAAGATCATCCTCGTGGTCCGGAGAAACATACTGGAATCGCTAAGGTCGCTGGTGCAGGCACGGCAAAGCGGCCAATGGCTGAAGTTCAGTTCGGACAAGGAGGGGGCTCCGCCACCACGGGTCAGATTGCCAATCGCCAACTGCGAGGCGTACTTCAAAACCGCCGACGCTTTCTACGCTCGAGTTGCGCACGCCTTCGCGCCGTCCAACGTGCTGGTAATCGAATATGAGAGCCTTCTTCAAGAACCCGCCGCATGTTTGGGAGCGGTTTGGGATTTCTTGGGGGTTCCGGGGCTTCAGCTTTCCGGTCGCGCCATCCTTCAGCGCCAGGAAGCGCGACCGCTCGACGAAACGGTAGAGAACTTCGACGAGTTGCGGCTTCACTTCGCAAACGGACCTTATGCGAGGTTCTTTGACGTCGCTGCCGTGTGA
- a CDS encoding DUF2061 domain-containing protein gives MFIPVPETHGRSIAKAVSWRITGSVDTFALSWLITGNVVSAGSIASAEVITKIVLYYLHERAWSFIPFGRRMILPAD, from the coding sequence ATGTTCATTCCTGTTCCCGAGACCCACGGCAGATCCATAGCCAAGGCTGTCAGTTGGCGCATCACAGGCAGTGTCGATACGTTCGCGCTGAGCTGGCTCATAACTGGAAACGTCGTTTCCGCGGGATCGATCGCCAGTGCTGAAGTTATTACAAAAATCGTGCTGTACTATCTCCACGAACGGGCATGGTCGTTCATTCCGTTTGGCCGGCGCATGATATTGCCGGCTGATTGA
- the cysD gene encoding sulfate adenylyltransferase subunit CysD — protein sequence MNVPLTHLQRLEAESIHIFREVAAAFTKPVMLYSVGKDSSVLMHLAMKAFYPAKPPFPFLHVDTTWKFREMIAFRDQMAKKLGFDLLVHVNEDGVRDNINPFDHGSNTHTHVMKTVALRQALDKYGFDAAFGGARRDEEKSRAKERIFSFRNAQHVWDPKNQRPEMWKIFNTRIASGESIRVFPLSNWTELDIWQYILQENIPIVPLYFAKQRPVVERDGMLILRDDERMKLRPGETVEGRLVRFRTLGCYPLTGAIESDADTLEAIVGEMLTARTSERQGRLIDRDEAGSMEKKKREGYF from the coding sequence ATGAATGTTCCTTTGACGCACCTGCAACGTCTGGAGGCCGAGTCCATCCACATCTTCCGGGAGGTTGCGGCCGCCTTCACCAAGCCGGTCATGCTTTATTCGGTCGGCAAGGATTCGTCCGTGCTGATGCATCTGGCGATGAAGGCGTTTTATCCCGCCAAGCCGCCATTCCCCTTTCTTCACGTCGACACGACGTGGAAATTCCGCGAGATGATCGCCTTTCGCGATCAGATGGCGAAAAAGCTCGGCTTCGATCTGCTGGTCCATGTCAACGAAGATGGCGTTCGCGACAACATCAATCCGTTCGATCACGGTTCCAACACGCACACCCATGTGATGAAGACCGTGGCGTTGCGCCAGGCGCTCGACAAATACGGTTTCGACGCGGCCTTTGGCGGCGCCCGTCGCGACGAGGAGAAATCCCGCGCCAAGGAGCGCATATTCTCCTTCCGCAACGCGCAGCATGTGTGGGACCCGAAGAACCAACGGCCCGAGATGTGGAAGATATTCAACACCCGCATCGCATCGGGCGAATCGATCCGCGTCTTTCCGCTGTCGAATTGGACCGAGCTCGACATCTGGCAGTACATTCTGCAGGAAAACATCCCGATCGTGCCGCTCTATTTCGCCAAGCAACGGCCCGTCGTCGAGCGCGACGGCATGCTGATCCTGCGGGATGACGAGCGCATGAAACTGCGCCCCGGCGAGACTGTGGAGGGCCGCCTTGTGCGGTTCCGCACGCTCGGCTGCTATCCGCTGACCGGCGCCATCGAATCGGATGCCGACACGCTGGAAGCCATCGTCGGCGAAATGCTGACCGCGCGCACCTCCGAGCGGCAGGGTCGCCTGATCGATCGCGATGAAGCCGGCTCGATGGAAAAGAAGAAGCGCGAGGGGTATTTCTGA
- the cysN gene encoding sulfate adenylyltransferase subunit CysN, whose amino-acid sequence MRHILAKSLAPTDGVRDYLAAQERKSLLRFLTCGSVDDGKSTLIGRLLSDTKQIFEDQLAALERDSRKHGTTGDDIDFALLVDGLEAEREQGITIDVAYRFFATPKRKFIVADTPGHEQYTRNMATGASTADLAIVLIDARQGVLRQTRRHSIIASLLGIRHIVLAVNKIDLVGFDQGVFERIIEDYRQFSHKLGFQTIVPIPMSARYGDNVTSRSDKTKEWYSGPTLIEHLETVSVDEAAVELPFRFPVQYVNRPNLDFRGFAGTIASGSVAPGDEVVVAKSGKSSRVRRIVAHGGDLSQAVAGQAITLVLDDEVEVSRGNMLVSPAARPQVADQFAANIVWFDEHALLPGRSYILRTETDQTSATVTDLKYRVNVNDFAHEAAKSLEMNEVGICNISTRSPIAFDTFAENRTTGAFILIDRITNATVGAGMILHSLRRAENIHWQSLDVGKHGRADMKHQRPAVFWFTGLSGSGKSTIANLFEKKLFATGRHTYILDGDNVRQGLNRDLGFTDADRVENIRRVAEVARLMADAGLIVIVSFISPFSAERRMARELMADGEFIEVFVDTPFEECARRDPKGLYARALNGEIKNFTGVDSPYEAPENPEIHLKTLGKSAEEMVEALELWLIERDIAQPPPADNGGSI is encoded by the coding sequence ATGCGCCACATCTTGGCCAAGAGCCTCGCCCCCACCGACGGCGTCCGCGACTATCTGGCGGCTCAGGAAAGAAAGTCGCTGCTGCGCTTCCTAACCTGCGGCTCCGTCGACGACGGCAAGTCGACGCTGATCGGTCGCCTGCTTTCCGATACCAAGCAGATTTTCGAGGACCAGCTTGCCGCACTCGAGCGCGATTCGCGCAAGCACGGCACGACCGGCGACGACATCGATTTCGCGCTGCTCGTCGATGGCCTCGAGGCTGAGCGCGAGCAAGGCATCACCATCGATGTCGCCTATCGCTTTTTCGCCACGCCGAAACGCAAGTTCATCGTCGCCGACACGCCCGGCCACGAGCAGTATACGCGCAACATGGCGACCGGTGCCTCGACCGCCGATCTCGCCATCGTGCTGATCGATGCCCGCCAGGGCGTGCTGCGCCAGACCAGGCGCCATTCGATCATCGCTTCGCTGCTGGGCATTCGCCACATCGTTCTGGCGGTCAACAAGATCGATCTCGTCGGTTTCGATCAGGGCGTCTTCGAACGGATCATCGAAGATTATCGGCAGTTCTCGCACAAGCTCGGCTTCCAGACGATCGTGCCGATCCCGATGTCTGCCCGCTACGGCGACAACGTCACCAGCCGCTCGGACAAGACAAAAGAATGGTATTCCGGCCCGACGCTGATCGAACATCTGGAAACCGTGTCGGTCGATGAAGCCGCGGTCGAACTGCCGTTCCGCTTTCCGGTGCAGTATGTGAACCGCCCCAATCTCGATTTTCGCGGCTTTGCCGGCACGATCGCGTCGGGTTCGGTTGCACCGGGCGACGAAGTCGTTGTCGCCAAATCCGGCAAGTCCTCTCGCGTCAGGCGCATCGTCGCGCATGGCGGCGATCTGAGCCAAGCGGTCGCCGGCCAGGCCATCACCCTTGTCCTCGACGACGAGGTCGAGGTTTCCAGAGGCAATATGCTGGTGTCGCCGGCGGCACGGCCGCAGGTCGCCGATCAGTTCGCCGCCAACATCGTCTGGTTCGACGAACATGCGCTGCTGCCGGGCCGCTCCTACATCCTGCGCACCGAGACCGACCAGACCAGCGCCACCGTCACCGACCTGAAGTACCGGGTCAACGTCAACGACTTTGCCCATGAGGCGGCCAAGTCGCTGGAAATGAACGAAGTCGGCATCTGCAACATTTCGACCCGATCACCGATCGCCTTCGATACGTTTGCCGAGAACCGCACCACCGGCGCCTTCATCCTGATCGACCGCATCACCAACGCCACCGTCGGCGCCGGCATGATCCTGCATTCGTTGCGCCGCGCCGAAAACATCCACTGGCAATCGCTCGATGTCGGCAAGCACGGCCGCGCCGACATGAAGCACCAGCGGCCTGCCGTGTTCTGGTTCACCGGACTTTCAGGCTCTGGCAAGTCGACCATCGCCAATTTATTCGAAAAGAAGCTCTTCGCCACCGGGCGCCATACCTACATCCTGGATGGCGACAACGTCCGCCAAGGCCTCAATCGCGATCTTGGTTTCACCGACGCCGATCGCGTCGAAAACATCCGCCGCGTCGCCGAAGTGGCGCGGCTGATGGCCGACGCCGGGCTGATCGTCATCGTCTCCTTCATTTCGCCGTTCAGCGCCGAGCGGCGCATGGCCAGGGAGTTGATGGCCGACGGTGAATTCATCGAGGTGTTTGTCGACACGCCCTTCGAGGAATGCGCCAGACGCGATCCGAAGGGTCTCTACGCACGGGCACTGAATGGCGAGATCAAGAATTTCACCGGTGTGGATTCGCCATACGAAGCGCCGGAGAACCCGGAAATCCATCTCAAGACACTCGGCAAATCGGCCGAAGAGATGGTAGAGGCCTTGGAACTCTGGCTGATCGAGCGCGACATTGCGCAACCACCTCCTGCCGACAATGGTGGATCCATCTGA